The Ichthyobacterium seriolicida sequence TTAAGAAAAATTATTTTGTAAAGAGTATTATTTTCTCTTTCGTGTTGTTATCGATAATTTTTTTCTCTTGTGATAAAAAGAAAATTATAGAAGATAATATGAATATATGCATAGAATCATTTTCCTTATTGGATTCTGAAAATGAGGGAAAAAATTTAGGTTCTGATATAAACTGTGATATAGATATTAACAATCATACTATATCATTAACAGTTCCTAGTTCGGCTGAACTAACTGGCTTAAAGTTTAATATAACCTCATGTGAAGGGACTACCATATCCCCTGCTAGTGGTGAAGAAACTGATTTTGAACTTGTTGAAAACCCTTCTGAAGAGTCTACTGAGGAACCTTCTGAGCAGTCTACTGAAACACCTTCTCCTAAACGTTATAAAAAAGTATTTACGTTGACTTCTCCTGACAATACTACTCAAGACTACACTGTTTATATGACTAGAGAATCGACACCTGTTTTATCAAGTTTTTTAATAAATGCTGATAAAGGGAAAGGCATTAAAGCTGAGGTTGCTGCTGTTATAACTGATGACACTGAAACTGCTACAGGTAGGATTTTATTGAAGATTCCTTATAATGAGAGTATTGATCTTACTGGTCTAAGTTTTACTGCTACCATTCCAGATAATCACACTTTAGATCCAGCTGCTGGCACAATATCTGAAGATATTAATGGCAAAGAATTCACTTTGAAAACTGCTTTAGGTTCTCAAAGAGTTTATACTGTTGAAGTAGTTAAAGGGCCTTATATTGAATCATTTAAGTTTGCTGCTGCTGAGTCTGGCGGGAGTTCTACTAATACGGGTATAACTGGTGAAGGTGTAACAGGGATAATCGATCACATTGCTGGCACTATATCTGTAACAGTTCCTAATGGTGTTACTTTATCTAATTTAACTCCTACAATCGAAGTGGGAGAGAATACTAAACCTGATTTTACTCCTTCTGCTCAGACAGATTTTTCTCAATCTACTGCTACTCCTGTTAAATATACTGTAACATCGTCTAATTCTTCAGCTACAGATTTTACTAAAGTATATACAGTTTCTGTAACTCAAAATACTGAACCTCAGATAGGAAGTTTTACATTTACTCAAAGCGGTAATAGTGGTAAAAATATTGTAAATGATATATCAGGTGATGTTAAAGATGATGGAACTATAATTGTTAAAGTTCCTCATGATGCTACTTTAACTGAGTTAGTACCAACTGTTACAGCTAGCACCGCTCCTTCTGGAACTCAAATATACAAGGGAGAATCTGGAACTACTTCTTATACTGAAGCTACTGATTTCAGCTCTTCTCATACAACTGCTGTAAAATATAGTGCAGTAGGTCCTGCTGGAGGAAGAAAAGTGTATTCTGTAAAAGTTTATAAAGAGCCAAGAATAACTGAATTTAAGTTTACTAAAACTCAAAATGCAGGTAATAGTGGGTTTCCTACTAGTCCAACTGAATATAGCGCTTCACCTATTAATCACGGTAATTTTTTAGGATCTGGAACTATAGCAATTAGAGTAGCTAATACGGTTGATATAACAAATTTAAAAGCTTCTATTACTGGGGATAATATTGCTGCAGATTATGTTACTCCTACTGCTTTGGATTTTAGTAGTAATAATACTCAAACTGTTAACGTTCCAAATCAGTATTTGCCAGGATATACAAAAACATACACTGTAACTCTAACTAAAGAAGCGGCGCCAAAATTGACAGGGTTTACTATACAAGCTAATGAAACAAATGGCATTGCAGGTGAGGTAATTGCTGAATTTACGCATCCTAGCGGCACTAGTAATACTGGAACAATAAAATTAAAGTTTGATCATAAAGTTACTAGCCGTAGCACTGATATTGATTTAACAAATTTAAATTATACGAGTGAGCCTACTCAAGGCTATACTTTAACTCCTGCTTCGGGGACATCTGGAGATATTAATGGCAAACAATTTACTCTAATAAAAACCGATACTGGCTCTAAAAGTATTTATACTGTACAAGCCGTTAAAGGGCCATTTATTAAGTCATTTAAGTTTGGAAAAGACACTAGTGGCAATAATGGTAAAAATCTAGGTGATACCGATGTAACTGGGGCAATTGATCATGCTAATAGTACCATAACAGTAACGCTTCCTGCTACGGTTAAGAAGGATTCGGAAGGGACTGAGAATAAAATAATTCTAACTCCTACAATTGAGTTGGGAGGAGATGGCTCTCCTACTGTTAATCCTGCTAAGGATAACCCTCAGCAGTTTACTAGCGGCACCGCTGTTGATTATACAGTAACAGCTAATGGAATGACAAAAACTTATGCAGTTACAGTAACTAGGACAAAATCAAATCTAGCTCAAATTACATCTTTTGCAATTAATTCTGATCAAGGTGATATTACAGAGACAGTTACTGGCAGTACTGATGATAAAGGCAGAATAGTTGTACCTGTGACCAGCCCTCCAGCAAGTTCAACTCCTACTATAAAACAATCAGATTATGCTACTATAACTTCTCCAAGTGGAGAACAAACTTTTTCTTATGAAAATCCAGTTACATATACAGTAAGAGCTGAAAATGGCTCTACATCAAAAAAATATGATGTCTTTATACATGATTCTACTAAGGTTGTGACTGCAGGAAATATAACTGTTACTTCTCCTTCTACTGGAGCTAATGTAACTTCTGTTGATGAGACTACTAGGGTTATAACCATTACCGTGTCTTCTGGCACTACAGGTTTAGATACTTTAACACTTACCTTTAATATTACTTCTCCTTCTAGTCTTACTTTAACAGCAGATCCTACTGGCGCTAAAGATTTTTCTAATGGAGCAGAAGTAAAGTATACTCTTAAGGAGAATACTGATATAAAGGGTCATTATTGGGTTAAGGTGGTTAAATCAAACTAATTTAAAACCACACTCATTCATTCAACTCTAAACAGGCAGCCGTGTAAAGGACTGTCTGTTTTTGTTTTTATAGTTTTTCATTTTATTATTTGTGAATATTTAAGATAATTTTGTCCGTGCTATGTCGAGATACGATAGACATATTTCCTTGAGAGATGTAGGTCATAAAGGCCAACAAAAACTGTTTAAGGCTAAGGTCTTGATAGTTGGAGCTGGAGGCCTGGGTTGTCCTATTTTACAATATTTAGCAGCAGCAGGAGTAGGAAAAATAGGTATTATAGATCACGATCGTGTAGAAGAGTCTAATCTACAAAGGCAGGTCCTGTTTGGAACAGACGACATAGGTAAATATAAATCTCATATAGCCCAAAAAAAGCTCTACAATCTAAACCCTACTATCTCCATACAGTCTTATGCGGATCGACTAACTAGAAAAAATATATCTCATATTATTGAAGGCTATGATATAATAGCTGATGGAACAGATAATTTTTCTACTAAATATTTACTAAATGACGCTTGTGTAGCCTTGGATAAAACATTAGTATATGCTTCTGTAAATGAGTTTTCAGGGCAGGTATCTGTATTTAATTATAAAGGAGGCCCAAACTACAGAAGCTTATTTGCGCATCCTCCTCAAGCTTTTATTCCTTCTTGTTCAGAGAGTGGCGTATTGGGAGTGCTCCCAGGGATAATAGGAAGTATTCAAGCTAATGAAATATTAAAGATAATTTTAAAGATAGGTGTCCCTCTTTCAGGTAAATTATTGACATTCAATTCCTTAAATAACGATATTTCCATTTTTGATATTTGTAAAACTAATATAGATGAGGATGTAAAAACATCATCAAATAATTATTTTAAAGGCGAAAATTATGACCTTTTAAATTGTGATATTCACAGTTTATCATCTCTTGAAATATCTCTCGAATTAGCAAAAAAGAATCCTAATACATTATTTATAGACATTAGAAATCTCGATGAATTGCCCAGAATAAAAAAAATACAAGTAGTTGAAAAAAATATCGAATCTATTTTGGATGAGATAAATGAAATAGACGATCAAAGGAGTCTAGTTTTAATTTGTCAATTAGGACAAAGAAGTTTAAAAGCAGTAAACATTTTGAGGGAAAGAGGATTTAAAAACTGTTATAGTCTACAAGGAGGAGTTCTCAATAATGAGGTATGACACTATCGCTTAAAGTTGTCTCAAACCAAAATTAATTGCTATTCTGTATGTATCTCTCTGCATCCAAAGCAGCCATACAACCAGTAGCAGCAGCAGTAACCGCTTGACGATAATGTTTATCTTGAACATCACCAGCAGCAAACACTCCAGGTAAATTGGTCTTTGTAGAATCAGGCTTTGTTATGATATAACCCATCTCATCCATATCTAACTTCCCTCTAAATATATCCGTATTAGGCTTATGACCTATAGCTACAAATAATCCACTTATACTCAGCTCTCTTATATCACCTGTGTTACTATTTATAATGCTGACACCTGTGACTTCACTATCCCCTAAAACCTCCTGCACCTGAGTATTAAACAATACCTCTATATTCTCTTTATCTAGAACCCTATTTTGCATTGCCTTAGAAGCACGCATCTCAGTTCCTCTAACTAACAAAGTTACTTTAGAACATATATTCGATAGATACGAAGCCTCCTCAGCAGCAGTATCCCCTCCCCCAACAACAGCGACACTCTGACCACGATAGAAAAAACCATCACATATAGCACAAGCTGAAACTCCATATCCTTTCAGTCTAGTTTCAGAAGGTATGCCAAGGGATTTAGCCGTAGCACCAGTTGATATAATAACTGTCTTAGCACTGAGCTCTGTTCCATCTTCAATGACAACTTTATGTAAACCTCCCTCTTCTAGCGATGGAATTATATCTACTACATTTTTAAATCTAAAAACAGTGCCAAATCTACCAGCTTGATTTTTTAGATCTTCCATCATATCCCTACCTTTAACCCCATCTGGATAACCAGGAAAATTATCCACATCTGTAGTGTTAATTAGTTGCCCTCCGACTTCTAATCCAGTATACATTACCGGTTTCAAATCCGCCCTAGATGCATATATAGCAGCCGTATAACCAGCTGGACCAGAACCTATTATCAAACACTTGACAACTTCCATAATAGTGATTATTCAATAAAATAACTAAGCTTCTCCTGTAGATCCAAAAGTTATAGGCATATTGCCCTGTAATACCTCCTCCTCTACTTTTATCTCACCAAATTGAGACTCGTACTTACTTAGATTTTTATCTAAAGCCATAGATAGCCTCTTGATATTATGAGGTGTCAAAATAACCCTAGACTTGACTTTCGCCTTAGGCATAGCTGGCATTATATTTATGAAGTCTATAATAAACTCCGTGGCAGAATGATTTATAATAGCTAGATTTGAATAGGTCCCCTCAGATACTGACTCATCTAACTCTATTTCTATATCTAAATGATTCTCCTTGTTATTTGCTTTATTATCAATATTGCTCATATAACATGTTTTTTTAATTTTTACTCTACCTTAAGCTCCTCTACTAATTCACTTTCTATATTCTCTTGTGTTTTATCAATATCAAAAATACCAGTACCAGCAGGTATCTTATGTCCCACTATTACATTTTCCTTTAATCCCTCTAGATAATCTGATTTACCATTGACAGCAGCCTCATTTAATACCTTAGTAGTCTCTTGGAAAGAAGCAGCAGATATAAAAGATTTAGTCTGTAGAGAAGCCCTAGTAATCCCCTGTAACACTGGAGTTGCCACAGCTGGTATCACATCCCTAGACATCATAGCTTTTTTATCACTTCTCTTTAACTTAGAATTCTCATCGTTAAACTCTCTATTTGTAACTATCTGTCCATTAGAAAACTTCTCACTGTCTCCAGAATCTTCTATTATCTTCTTGTTGAGTACAGAGTCGTTTTCTTTATGGAAATCTCGTTTATGTACTACTGCCCCCTCTAAAAACTTAGTGTCTCCAGAATCTACGATCTGAACCTTAGTCATCATCTGGCGAACTATAACCTCAAAGTGCTTATCGTTTATCTTTACCCCCTGCAACCTATACACATCTTGTACCTCATTGACCAAATATTCTTGTACAGCAGTAGGTCCCTTTATATTTAAAATGTCTTGAGGAGTAATAACTCCATCAGAAAGGGCTAATCCTGCCTTTACATAATCATTCTCTTGAACTAATATTTGATTAGACATCTTAACCAAATACTTTTTGATCTCACCTTGTTTGGACTCTACTATAATCTCTCTGTTACCTCTTTTTATCTTTCCAAAAGAAACTACACCATTTATCTCTGAAACAACAGCTGGATTAGAAGATTTTCTAGCCTCAAATAACTCTGTCACCCTAGGTAG is a genomic window containing:
- a CDS encoding DUF5018 domain-containing protein, giving the protein MFKKNYFVKSIIFSFVLLSIIFFSCDKKKIIEDNMNICIESFSLLDSENEGKNLGSDINCDIDINNHTISLTVPSSAELTGLKFNITSCEGTTISPASGEETDFELVENPSEESTEEPSEQSTETPSPKRYKKVFTLTSPDNTTQDYTVYMTRESTPVLSSFLINADKGKGIKAEVAAVITDDTETATGRILLKIPYNESIDLTGLSFTATIPDNHTLDPAAGTISEDINGKEFTLKTALGSQRVYTVEVVKGPYIESFKFAAAESGGSSTNTGITGEGVTGIIDHIAGTISVTVPNGVTLSNLTPTIEVGENTKPDFTPSAQTDFSQSTATPVKYTVTSSNSSATDFTKVYTVSVTQNTEPQIGSFTFTQSGNSGKNIVNDISGDVKDDGTIIVKVPHDATLTELVPTVTASTAPSGTQIYKGESGTTSYTEATDFSSSHTTAVKYSAVGPAGGRKVYSVKVYKEPRITEFKFTKTQNAGNSGFPTSPTEYSASPINHGNFLGSGTIAIRVANTVDITNLKASITGDNIAADYVTPTALDFSSNNTQTVNVPNQYLPGYTKTYTVTLTKEAAPKLTGFTIQANETNGIAGEVIAEFTHPSGTSNTGTIKLKFDHKVTSRSTDIDLTNLNYTSEPTQGYTLTPASGTSGDINGKQFTLIKTDTGSKSIYTVQAVKGPFIKSFKFGKDTSGNNGKNLGDTDVTGAIDHANSTITVTLPATVKKDSEGTENKIILTPTIELGGDGSPTVNPAKDNPQQFTSGTAVDYTVTANGMTKTYAVTVTRTKSNLAQITSFAINSDQGDITETVTGSTDDKGRIVVPVTSPPASSTPTIKQSDYATITSPSGEQTFSYENPVTYTVRAENGSTSKKYDVFIHDSTKVVTAGNITVTSPSTGANVTSVDETTRVITITVSSGTTGLDTLTLTFNITSPSSLTLTADPTGAKDFSNGAEVKYTLKENTDIKGHYWVKVVKSN
- a CDS encoding DUF3467 domain-containing protein; the protein is MSNIDNKANNKENHLDIEIELDESVSEGTYSNLAIINHSATEFIIDFINIMPAMPKAKVKSRVILTPHNIKRLSMALDKNLSKYESQFGEIKVEEEVLQGNMPITFGSTGEA
- the trxB gene encoding thioredoxin-disulfide reductase, with the translated sequence MEVVKCLIIGSGPAGYTAAIYASRADLKPVMYTGLEVGGQLINTTDVDNFPGYPDGVKGRDMMEDLKNQAGRFGTVFRFKNVVDIIPSLEEGGLHKVVIEDGTELSAKTVIISTGATAKSLGIPSETRLKGYGVSACAICDGFFYRGQSVAVVGGGDTAAEEASYLSNICSKVTLLVRGTEMRASKAMQNRVLDKENIEVLFNTQVQEVLGDSEVTGVSIINSNTGDIRELSISGLFVAIGHKPNTDIFRGKLDMDEMGYIITKPDSTKTNLPGVFAAGDVQDKHYRQAVTAAATGCMAALDAERYIQNSN
- a CDS encoding ThiF family adenylyltransferase, with the protein product MSRYDRHISLRDVGHKGQQKLFKAKVLIVGAGGLGCPILQYLAAAGVGKIGIIDHDRVEESNLQRQVLFGTDDIGKYKSHIAQKKLYNLNPTISIQSYADRLTRKNISHIIEGYDIIADGTDNFSTKYLLNDACVALDKTLVYASVNEFSGQVSVFNYKGGPNYRSLFAHPPQAFIPSCSESGVLGVLPGIIGSIQANEILKIILKIGVPLSGKLLTFNSLNNDISIFDICKTNIDEDVKTSSNNYFKGENYDLLNCDIHSLSSLEISLELAKKNPNTLFIDIRNLDELPRIKKIQVVEKNIESILDEINEIDDQRSLVLICQLGQRSLKAVNILRERGFKNCYSLQGGVLNNEV